Proteins encoded together in one Candidatus Paceibacterota bacterium window:
- the murE gene encoding UDP-N-acetylmuramyl-tripeptide synthetase, with protein MIESILYSLKKVIPHSIFAFFQPAYHISLSFLGAVIYGFPSRRLKVVAVTGTKGKTSVTELVNAILEEAGYETAVSNTIRFKIGKTSEDNLYKMSMPGRFFIQKFLKRAAAAGCTYAVIEVTSQGALLHRHRFICYDALIFTNLAPEHIEAHGSYENYVRAKLAIAEAAAKSTKKRTLLIANADDKVTDLFLKKDFTEKRLYSLDDAKPYDLHKEGFDMTVQNVKIHSKLSGEFNIYNELAAITLADAEDISIDTSKKALEKFSGIRGRVEKIDAGQDFTVIVDYAHTPDSLQKLYNVYKGTRRICVLGNTGGGRDTWKRDEMAKIAESECDEIILTNEDPYDDNPRKIVDDMAQAISPAAREKKLRVIMDRREAIAKALSLAHSGDSVLITGKGTDPYIMGPNNAKQPWSDAKVAREELVRIRK; from the coding sequence GCTGAAAGTCGTCGCCGTCACGGGAACCAAGGGCAAAACATCCGTCACCGAGTTAGTGAACGCCATACTGGAAGAAGCCGGATACGAGACCGCCGTCTCGAATACGATCAGGTTCAAGATCGGCAAGACGAGCGAAGACAACCTCTATAAGATGTCCATGCCCGGACGCTTCTTCATCCAGAAATTCCTGAAGAGGGCCGCCGCCGCCGGTTGCACATACGCGGTCATCGAAGTCACGTCCCAAGGCGCATTGCTCCATCGCCACCGCTTCATCTGCTATGACGCCCTCATATTCACCAACCTGGCTCCTGAACACATCGAAGCGCACGGCTCATATGAAAATTATGTCCGAGCGAAGCTCGCCATCGCCGAAGCGGCGGCAAAATCCACAAAAAAGCGCACCCTGCTCATCGCCAATGCCGACGACAAAGTCACCGACCTCTTTCTGAAAAAGGATTTCACTGAAAAGCGCCTCTATTCCCTCGACGATGCCAAGCCGTACGACCTCCATAAGGAAGGCTTCGATATGACGGTTCAGAACGTGAAGATCCATTCTAAGCTTTCAGGCGAGTTCAATATATATAACGAGCTCGCGGCCATAACGCTCGCTGACGCAGAGGATATTTCCATAGATACGTCGAAAAAAGCGCTTGAAAAATTCTCGGGCATCCGAGGGCGCGTCGAAAAAATAGACGCCGGGCAGGATTTCACGGTCATCGTGGACTATGCCCATACGCCCGACTCTCTCCAAAAGCTCTATAACGTATACAAAGGAACGCGCCGCATATGCGTCCTCGGCAATACCGGCGGCGGGCGCGACACATGGAAGCGCGACGAGATGGCCAAGATCGCCGAAAGCGAATGCGACGAGATCATCCTGACGAACGAGGACCCGTACGACGACAATCCGCGAAAGATCGTAGACGACATGGCCCAGGCGATCAGTCCCGCAGCGCGCGAGAAAAAGCTCCGCGTCATCATGGACCGCCGCGAGGCTATAGCGAAAGCGCTCTCCCTCGCCCATTCCGGCGATTCGGTCCTCATCACCGGAAAAGGCACCGACCCGTATATCATGGGCCCGAACAATGCGAAACAGCCGTGGTCCGATGCGAAAGTAGCGCGAGAAGAATTGGTAAGGATACGGAAATAA
- the mutM gene encoding bifunctional DNA-formamidopyrimidine glycosylase/DNA-(apurinic or apyrimidinic site) lyase, whose translation MPELPEVQTTVNGIKENLVGLLIEDAWTDYKSAHHIGKDNIKDPAYFAHFRKDILGAKITGSSRRGKNVLIHLSNGKTILIHMKMTGHVMYGKYKLGKNAKGRKEWTATEAGPLRDDPFNKFLHFVLAFSNGKHMVLSDMRKFAKVTLVDTDKIAESLHLSAHGPEPLEKSFDVRALKAAVSKRPKGRIKAVLMDHQIISGIGNIYSDEILWRAGIHPLQKIKEVPNEKWPPIWKAMKETLNKGIDFGGDSMSDYRNIHGERGKFQEKHNAYRKTGKRCAKPGCGGTIVRIKVGGRSAHFCDTHQKLIL comes from the coding sequence ATGCCCGAACTCCCCGAAGTCCAAACGACGGTCAACGGCATCAAAGAGAATCTGGTCGGCCTTTTGATCGAGGACGCCTGGACCGATTATAAGAGCGCGCATCATATCGGCAAGGACAATATAAAAGATCCGGCATACTTTGCGCATTTCCGCAAAGATATTCTGGGCGCGAAAATAACCGGCTCATCTCGCCGCGGCAAAAACGTCCTTATCCACCTGTCGAACGGAAAGACGATCCTCATTCACATGAAGATGACCGGCCATGTGATGTATGGGAAATATAAATTAGGCAAAAACGCCAAGGGCCGCAAAGAATGGACCGCGACGGAGGCCGGCCCCCTGCGCGACGACCCTTTCAATAAGTTCCTGCATTTCGTCCTGGCATTTTCGAATGGAAAGCATATGGTCCTTTCGGATATGAGAAAATTCGCGAAAGTCACGCTCGTAGATACCGACAAGATCGCGGAATCGCTCCACCTTTCCGCTCACGGGCCGGAACCTCTGGAAAAGAGCTTCGATGTTAGAGCGTTGAAAGCCGCTGTATCCAAGCGCCCGAAAGGCCGGATCAAAGCCGTGCTCATGGACCATCAGATAATTTCCGGCATCGGCAACATCTATTCCGACGAGATACTCTGGCGCGCCGGCATCCATCCTTTGCAGAAAATCAAAGAGGTTCCGAACGAGAAATGGCCTCCGATCTGGAAAGCAATGAAGGAGACTTTGAACAAAGGCATCGATTTCGGCGGCGACTCCATGTCGGACTATCGCAATATTCACGGCGAGCGCGGCAAATTCCAGGAAAAACATAATGCCTATCGCAAAACGGGCAAGAGATGCGCGAAACCCGGCTGCGGCGGCACCATCGTCCGCATCAAAGTCGGCGGCCGAAGCGCCCATTTCTGCGACACGCATCAAAAGCTGATACTATAA
- a CDS encoding TrmH family RNA methyltransferase, with the protein MKQDVRILLHDIRSVYNVGAIFRTADAIGASKIYLSGYSPTPVDRFDQPRADFAKCALGSEKTVPWEYAKMPGKIIADLKKEGFEVIALEQNAESRDYKKLRPGAKVLVVFGNEVSGVSKSILSKTDVIAEIPMRGKKESLNVSVSAGIALFRWFDRA; encoded by the coding sequence ATGAAACAGGACGTCCGCATCCTTCTCCACGATATCCGCTCCGTGTATAATGTCGGCGCCATATTCAGGACGGCCGACGCTATCGGCGCGTCGAAGATATATCTCTCCGGCTATTCGCCGACGCCCGTGGATCGTTTCGATCAGCCGCGCGCCGATTTCGCCAAATGCGCTCTCGGTTCCGAGAAGACCGTTCCGTGGGAATATGCGAAGATGCCGGGCAAGATCATCGCAGACCTTAAAAAAGAAGGATTCGAAGTCATCGCCCTCGAACAGAACGCCGAGAGCCGTGATTACAAGAAGCTTCGCCCCGGCGCCAAGGTGCTCGTCGTATTCGGGAACGAAGTCTCCGGCGTCTCGAAATCGATCCTCTCTAAAACCGACGTCATAGCCGAAATCCCTATGCGCGGCAAAAAAGAGTCTCTCAATGTTTCGGTTTCGGCAGGGATCGCTCTATTCAGGTGGTTCGACCGCGCTTAG
- a CDS encoding DNA polymerase, translating into MKRLVLLDSHAILHRAYHALPDFSTAAGEPTGALYGLCTMLLSAVEKLKPDYIVAAYDLPKPTHRHEAYKDYKAGRVKTDEALVQQIIRSREVFDALSIPIYDKEGFEADDILGTIVEKTKKEWSKKGGQKIEVVIASGDMDTLQLVSGEAVRVYTLKKGIKDTIIYDEAGVRERFGFGPELLPDYKGLRGDPSDNIIGIKGIGEKTATTLITQFGAIEDIYKALRKNKDRFTEAGLTPRIVELLETGQEDAEFSKVLTTIRRDAPIDWKLPEKAWREAVDIDAATRLFSKLEFRTMAIRLKNALGQDASGGAVQAEVATKSTHAIGASLEGARFREAAVMMWLVNSNLTDPTPDDIMGFTGAKSFDEAYRTLKAEIEKRGLTRVWDEIERPLMPVLDKMKQRGVKIDKEYLVSLGNQYRKDLGAIEKSVWRMAEAEFNISSPKQLGEVLFVKLGLKSKKKTAGGALSTKESELEKLRDEHPIIDEILKYRELSKLIGTYLDTIPTLIDDSSRLHSTFIQTGSATGRMASKDPNIQNIPNKTELGRKIRDAFITDKGWKLIAFDYSQIELRIAAFLSKDEKFVDIFKRGEDVHAAVAAQVFGVPTESITKSMRSQAKVINFGVMYGMGVTALQKNMGVDRKAAQKFYNDYFERFSGLRDYLEGVKAEAARQGYTETYFGRRRYFDGIKSKLPFIRAAAERMAINAPIQGTEADVVKLAMIRIDEYIQRKDLSKDVHILMQVHDEIVLEAKSGVIEAIVPDIRKIMEEIILPKEIQGITLVADAKVGDNWGEMEKA; encoded by the coding sequence GTGAAACGCCTCGTACTCCTCGATTCTCACGCCATACTCCATAGGGCATACCATGCGTTGCCCGATTTTTCGACGGCCGCAGGGGAGCCTACGGGCGCTCTGTACGGCCTTTGCACCATGCTTTTGAGCGCGGTCGAAAAATTGAAGCCAGACTATATCGTCGCGGCATACGACCTGCCGAAGCCGACCCACCGCCATGAAGCGTACAAAGACTACAAAGCCGGCCGCGTCAAAACCGACGAAGCCCTGGTCCAGCAGATCATACGGAGCCGCGAGGTGTTCGACGCCCTCTCCATTCCTATATATGACAAGGAAGGCTTCGAAGCCGACGACATCCTGGGCACCATCGTCGAGAAGACGAAAAAAGAATGGTCCAAAAAGGGAGGGCAGAAGATCGAGGTCGTCATCGCATCGGGCGACATGGATACGCTCCAGCTCGTCTCCGGCGAAGCAGTCCGAGTCTATACCCTGAAAAAGGGAATCAAAGACACGATCATATATGACGAAGCGGGCGTTCGCGAGCGATTCGGATTCGGCCCGGAGCTCTTGCCCGACTATAAAGGCCTCCGGGGCGATCCGTCGGACAATATCATCGGCATCAAAGGTATAGGCGAGAAGACCGCGACGACGCTTATCACGCAGTTCGGCGCGATCGAGGACATATATAAGGCGCTCAGAAAAAATAAAGATAGATTCACTGAGGCGGGCCTGACGCCGCGCATCGTCGAGCTCCTCGAAACGGGGCAGGAGGATGCTGAGTTCTCGAAAGTGCTCACGACCATACGCCGCGACGCGCCGATAGACTGGAAGCTGCCGGAAAAGGCGTGGCGCGAGGCGGTGGACATCGATGCGGCGACAAGATTGTTCTCCAAGCTCGAATTCAGGACGATGGCGATCAGATTGAAGAATGCGTTGGGGCAGGACGCGAGCGGCGGAGCCGTCCAGGCCGAAGTCGCGACGAAATCGACGCACGCCATAGGCGCTTCTCTCGAAGGTGCCCGCTTCCGCGAAGCGGCGGTCATGATGTGGCTCGTCAATTCGAACCTGACCGACCCGACGCCCGACGACATCATGGGATTCACGGGCGCGAAATCTTTCGACGAGGCATATCGAACGCTCAAAGCCGAGATCGAAAAGCGCGGCCTAACCAGGGTCTGGGACGAGATCGAAAGACCGCTCATGCCCGTTCTCGACAAGATGAAGCAGCGGGGCGTAAAGATAGACAAGGAATACCTGGTGAGCCTCGGCAACCAATACCGCAAAGACCTCGGCGCTATAGAAAAGAGCGTCTGGCGCATGGCCGAAGCCGAATTCAATATCAGCTCGCCGAAGCAATTAGGCGAAGTGCTTTTCGTGAAGCTCGGCCTTAAATCGAAAAAGAAGACGGCCGGCGGCGCGCTTTCGACCAAGGAGTCCGAGCTCGAAAAACTGCGCGACGAGCATCCGATCATAGACGAGATATTGAAATACCGCGAGCTGTCGAAATTGATCGGCACGTACCTGGACACCATACCGACGCTCATAGACGATTCGTCGAGGCTCCATTCGACGTTCATCCAGACGGGAAGCGCGACGGGCCGTATGGCGTCGAAGGATCCGAACATACAGAATATTCCGAACAAAACCGAATTGGGCCGCAAGATCCGCGATGCATTCATAACGGACAAGGGCTGGAAGCTCATCGCTTTCGATTATTCGCAGATCGAGCTCCGCATCGCCGCGTTCCTGTCGAAAGACGAGAAGTTCGTGGACATATTCAAGCGCGGGGAGGATGTCCACGCCGCCGTCGCGGCGCAAGTATTCGGCGTGCCGACCGAATCCATCACTAAATCTATGCGAAGCCAGGCCAAGGTCATCAATTTCGGCGTGATGTACGGAATGGGCGTGACAGCGCTCCAGAAAAACATGGGCGTAGACAGGAAAGCGGCGCAGAAATTCTATAACGACTATTTCGAGCGATTCTCCGGGCTGCGCGATTATTTGGAAGGGGTAAAGGCAGAGGCCGCGCGGCAAGGATACACCGAAACGTATTTCGGGCGCAGGCGCTATTTCGACGGCATAAAGTCGAAGCTGCCCTTCATCCGCGCGGCCGCCGAGCGCATGGCCATCAATGCCCCGATCCAAGGCACCGAGGCCGACGTCGTGAAGCTCGCCATGATCCGCATAGACGAATATATACAGAGGAAAGACCTGTCCAAAGACGTTCATATATTGATGCAGGTGCATGACGAGATCGTCCTCGAAGCGAAATCAGGCGTGATCGAAGCCATCGTTCCCGATATAAGGAAGATAATGGAGGAAATCATCCTTCCGAAGGAAATCCAAGGCATCACGCTGGTCGCCGATGCTAAGGTAGGGGACAACTGGGGAGAGATGGAAAAGGCTTAA
- the tsaE gene encoding tRNA (adenosine(37)-N6)-threonylcarbamoyltransferase complex ATPase subunit type 1 TsaE, with protein sequence MISRSVEGTGKMAQEFLAGLTPAGNGATVIALSGDLGSGKTTFTKAFAAALGLREEDVTSPTFVIEKRFDMSGHAHFRRFIHIDAYRLERTAEIEKLGWKETIADPANLVLIEWPEKIGAALPKDAVTISFKFIDEKTREIVFN encoded by the coding sequence ATGATCTCGCGAAGCGTCGAAGGGACAGGAAAAATGGCCCAAGAATTTTTGGCGGGGCTGACGCCTGCAGGCAATGGCGCGACCGTAATCGCACTTTCGGGCGACCTCGGTTCGGGCAAGACTACATTTACTAAAGCCTTCGCCGCGGCGCTCGGCCTGCGCGAAGAAGACGTGACGAGTCCGACATTCGTCATAGAAAAACGCTTCGACATGAGCGGTCACGCTCATTTCCGCCGATTCATACATATAGATGCGTATCGCCTGGAAAGAACGGCTGAAATCGAAAAGCTCGGTTGGAAAGAGACGATCGCGGACCCGGCCAACCTCGTTCTCATCGAATGGCCGGAAAAGATAGGCGCGGCCCTGCCCAAAGACGCCGTCACGATATCGTTCAAATTTATAGATGAGAAGACGAGGGAAATAGTGTTTAATTAG
- a CDS encoding GspE/PulE family protein translates to MTVTFDEDKQGKRLDEFKRREEEDVAQIVAARYGLEYADLAPVPINMDALRLVPEHDARDGKVAAFSLIGKRVKLAVVSPVFERTKDAVNALTQKGYEVTQVVASPLSLEKAWSRYADLSFSTETKAGALDISSEDIKTFIGQIKTIEDVRAQITEILKLKKGFRISKILEIVLSGALATKASDVHIEPEEAYVRLRYRLDGVLTDILSFDTETFGLLLSRIKLLSGLKLNIKSEAQDGRFSVKIAMGDESDEIEIRTSVLPGAYNESVVLRLLNPKSIQVPLEELGIHPKLLHILLKEIEKPNGMVLTTGPTGSGKTTTLYAFMRKIHTPQVKIITIEDPIEYHLPGIVQTQVNNEKNYSFALGLRSALRQDPDVIMVGEIRDSETAQTAINSALTGHLVFSTLHTNDAAGSFPRLIDLGVNPRVISSAVSVALAQRLVRKLCPRCKKEEVIANEDKKSIDTVIAGITDRALAPASVERYWKPVGCAECNNTGYRGRVGIYEGILITEDINKAIEYSTSESEIAKAAKPQGILTMLEDGVLKVLSGVTSLEELERVISIED, encoded by the coding sequence ATGACCGTAACCTTCGACGAAGACAAGCAGGGCAAGCGCCTCGACGAATTCAAGAGGCGCGAAGAAGAAGACGTGGCGCAGATCGTCGCGGCGCGCTATGGCCTCGAATACGCGGACCTCGCTCCCGTCCCTATCAACATGGACGCGCTCCGCCTTGTGCCCGAACATGATGCCCGCGACGGCAAAGTGGCCGCATTCAGCCTCATCGGCAAGCGCGTGAAGCTCGCCGTCGTCTCGCCGGTATTCGAGCGCACCAAAGACGCGGTCAATGCATTGACCCAAAAGGGGTACGAGGTGACGCAGGTGGTCGCATCCCCTCTTTCATTGGAAAAGGCATGGTCGCGATACGCCGACCTGTCGTTCTCGACCGAAACGAAAGCCGGCGCGCTGGACATATCGAGCGAGGACATCAAGACGTTCATCGGCCAGATAAAGACGATCGAGGACGTCCGCGCGCAGATCACCGAGATATTGAAGCTGAAGAAGGGATTCCGCATATCGAAGATCCTCGAGATCGTGCTTTCGGGCGCGCTCGCGACCAAGGCGTCCGACGTCCATATAGAGCCGGAGGAGGCATATGTCCGCCTCCGCTACCGCCTGGACGGCGTGCTCACCGATATATTGTCGTTCGACACCGAGACGTTCGGATTGTTGCTCTCGCGCATCAAATTGCTGTCGGGATTGAAGCTTAATATCAAGTCGGAGGCGCAGGACGGCCGCTTCAGCGTCAAGATAGCGATGGGAGACGAGAGCGACGAAATCGAGATCCGCACATCAGTCTTGCCAGGCGCCTATAACGAATCAGTGGTGCTTCGCCTCCTTAATCCGAAATCGATCCAGGTACCGCTCGAAGAGCTCGGCATCCATCCGAAGCTCCTCCATATATTGCTGAAAGAGATCGAGAAGCCGAACGGCATGGTGCTAACCACCGGCCCTACGGGTTCGGGCAAGACGACGACGCTCTATGCGTTCATGAGGAAGATCCACACGCCGCAGGTGAAGATCATCACTATCGAGGATCCGATCGAATACCACCTCCCCGGCATCGTCCAGACGCAGGTGAACAACGAGAAGAACTATTCGTTCGCATTGGGCCTGCGATCGGCCCTGCGACAAGACCCTGACGTCATCATGGTCGGCGAGATCCGCGACAGCGAGACGGCGCAGACGGCGATCAATTCGGCGCTTACGGGGCATCTGGTGTTCTCGACGCTCCATACCAACGATGCGGCCGGGTCGTTCCCCCGACTCATAGACCTCGGCGTGAATCCGCGCGTCATCTCTTCGGCGGTGTCGGTCGCTTTGGCGCAGCGCTTGGTCCGAAAGCTCTGCCCTCGCTGTAAAAAAGAAGAGGTCATCGCAAACGAAGACAAGAAATCGATCGATACCGTCATCGCGGGCATAACCGACCGAGCGCTCGCTCCGGCATCGGTCGAGAGATACTGGAAACCGGTCGGCTGCGCCGAATGCAATAACACCGGCTATCGCGGCCGCGTCGGCATATACGAAGGCATACTCATCACCGAGGACATAAACAAGGCGATCGAATACTCGACGAGCGAGAGCGAGATCGCCAAAGCGGCGAAACCCCAGGGCATATTGACCATGCTCGAGGACGGCGTGCTGAAAGTGCTTTCGGGCGTGACGTCGCTCGAAGAATTAGAGCGCGTTATAAGCATCGAGGATTAA
- the ruvB gene encoding Holliday junction branch migration DNA helicase RuvB produces MSSSSPAAHGDAKDKASNKASDELFLDTTLRPSSWDEYVGQKAIKDNLKVLLRAASERNHPPEHILFYGPPGLGKTTLAHLIAKETASQLKATSGPAIEKVGDLASILTNLASGDMLFIDEIHRLNKAIEEVLYPAMESGSLDIIIGKGPSARTIQLELPPFTLIAATTRVAMLSSPLRSRFSGGTFRLEFYTDKEIQQIIHRSAKLLGIDIDPASSEKIAKRSRFTPRTANFLLKRVRDLAQVEKVPVSVEIVDRSLAMLGIDELGLTQSDRDLLKTLVDKFNGGPVGLNTLAASLSEEEATIEEVHEPYLLQLGLIERTPRGRKVTEKGYDHMKIAPEKRGKLL; encoded by the coding sequence ATGTCAAGTAGCTCCCCTGCAGCCCACGGAGACGCCAAAGATAAGGCCTCGAACAAGGCTTCTGACGAGCTTTTTCTCGATACGACCCTTCGTCCCTCTTCCTGGGACGAATATGTAGGCCAAAAGGCCATCAAAGACAACCTCAAGGTGCTTTTGCGCGCCGCTTCCGAGCGCAACCACCCCCCGGAGCACATCCTTTTCTACGGCCCGCCCGGCCTAGGCAAGACGACGCTCGCGCATCTCATCGCCAAAGAGACCGCGTCGCAATTGAAAGCCACGTCCGGCCCGGCCATAGAAAAAGTCGGCGACCTCGCGTCTATACTGACCAATCTCGCCTCGGGCGACATGCTTTTCATAGACGAGATCCACCGCCTGAACAAAGCGATCGAAGAGGTGCTCTACCCCGCCATGGAATCGGGCTCTTTGGACATCATCATCGGCAAAGGCCCTTCGGCGCGAACGATACAGCTCGAATTGCCGCCATTCACTCTAATCGCCGCGACTACGCGGGTGGCTATGCTGTCGTCGCCGCTCCGATCGCGCTTTTCAGGCGGCACATTCAGGCTCGAATTCTATACCGACAAAGAGATCCAGCAGATAATCCACCGCTCGGCCAAGCTTCTGGGCATAGACATAGACCCCGCATCGTCCGAAAAGATCGCGAAGCGCAGCCGATTCACGCCGCGAACGGCCAATTTCCTCTTGAAGCGCGTCCGCGACTTGGCCCAAGTCGAAAAAGTGCCTGTTTCGGTCGAAATCGTGGATCGATCGCTCGCCATGTTGGGCATAGACGAACTCGGATTGACGCAAAGCGACCGCGATCTGCTGAAGACTCTGGTAGACAAGTTCAACGGCGGCCCGGTCGGACTGAATACGTTAGCCGCTTCCCTTTCCGAAGAAGAAGCGACCATCGAAGAGGTGCACGAGCCGTATCTGTTGCAGCTCGGCCTCATCGAACGAACGCCGCGCGGCCGCAAAGTGACGGAGAAAGGCTACGATCATATGAAAATAGCGCCCGAAAAGAGAGGAAAGCTTTTGTAA
- a CDS encoding YebC/PmpR family DNA-binding transcriptional regulator, which translates to MAGHNKWKQIKDRKAKTDGAKSKLYSKYSKLISAEAQKVKGDKNAPSLRALIERAKTENVTSDVIERAVKKANEPGAALEAITYEAYGPGGCALMIETLTSNKNKAAQEVKHILSDNGFALATPGSASWAFKREGANWIATTATQLEDADIAVLEKLVGDLEGNDEVQEVFTNVE; encoded by the coding sequence ATGGCAGGACACAATAAATGGAAGCAGATAAAAGACCGCAAGGCCAAGACCGACGGAGCGAAGTCGAAGCTCTATTCGAAATATTCGAAGCTGATCTCGGCAGAGGCGCAGAAAGTTAAGGGCGACAAGAACGCGCCCTCGCTCCGCGCATTGATCGAGCGGGCCAAGACCGAGAACGTGACGAGCGACGTCATCGAGCGCGCGGTCAAGAAAGCGAACGAACCGGGAGCGGCTCTGGAAGCCATCACTTATGAAGCGTACGGCCCGGGCGGATGCGCGCTCATGATCGAAACGCTCACGTCGAACAAGAACAAAGCGGCGCAGGAGGTGAAGCACATCTTGTCGGACAACGGCTTTGCCCTCGCGACCCCCGGCAGCGCGTCATGGGCATTCAAGCGCGAAGGCGCGAACTGGATCGCGACGACTGCGACGCAATTGGAAGACGCGGATATCGCCGTTCTCGAAAAATTGGTCGGTGATCTCGAAGGCAACGACGAGGTGCAGGAAGTCTTCACGAACGTCGAATAA
- the ruvC gene encoding crossover junction endodeoxyribonuclease RuvC has protein sequence MRILAIDPGYERLGIAVIEKNPRQKETLVYSDCFKTDKKLPHNERLGLIGAEIGRIIADFEPKALAIETLFFSTNAKTAIAVAEARGVILYEAAKRGLAVYEYGPGQIKAAVTGHGQSDKEQIIAMIPRLIRVEKTIRHDDEYDAIAVGLTCFACERFSTA, from the coding sequence ATGAGGATCCTCGCCATCGATCCCGGATACGAACGCCTCGGCATCGCCGTCATAGAAAAGAATCCTCGCCAGAAAGAGACGCTCGTCTATTCCGATTGCTTTAAAACGGATAAAAAGCTGCCTCACAATGAGCGCCTCGGTCTTATCGGCGCCGAAATAGGCCGCATCATCGCAGACTTCGAACCGAAAGCGCTTGCCATAGAGACGCTCTTCTTCAGCACCAACGCCAAAACGGCGATAGCCGTCGCCGAAGCGCGCGGCGTCATTTTATATGAAGCAGCGAAGCGCGGCCTTGCGGTATACGAATACGGACCGGGACAGATAAAAGCTGCGGTAACAGGCCACGGCCAGAGCGATAAAGAGCAGATCATCGCCATGATCCCCCGCCTCATCAGGGTCGAAAAGACCATAAGGCATGACGACGAGTACGACGCGATCGCTGTCGGGCTCACTTGCTTCGCTTGCGAAAGGTTTTCCACAGCCTGA
- the tyrS gene encoding tyrosine--tRNA ligase: protein MNTTDKLKELDNLFTKGVGEFVDPEGKFRQKLTKKIKNDDKEEIIIKFGIDPTKPDIHLGHAVVFQKLRKFQDLGCKVVFVVGDFTARIGDPTGKSQTRPELDQLEIQKNVDTYNQQVGKILNLDPKVYSWIRNSDWFYNASDVFLTRKNSAGEEERVTDIAVLTKALIDTRMQKTALKRPGGAIDILTVNGLMWTLKHITFSKLVSRDMFQERIKKNQELYMHEMLYPVFQGIDSYLIHRIYNSCDLEIGGTDQTFNMMMGRDVMKANGQPPQAVMTCKILPGTDGKEKMSKSLNNYIGISEAPSEIFGKIMSIPDSVISDYFELCTFSSVEEVKKELSDKNVNPRDLKLRLGEEIVYLYHGKDAAREARDSFLKTFSEKKGMPEAAPEVRAAKEAKISDVLIEAKIVSSRSDFRRLISEAAIKDMKTGAVVALDQKVESDMDLKVGKHRFLKIRVR, encoded by the coding sequence ATGAATACTACGGATAAACTAAAGGAATTAGACAATCTTTTCACTAAGGGAGTCGGAGAATTTGTGGATCCCGAAGGCAAATTCAGGCAAAAGCTCACAAAAAAGATAAAGAATGATGATAAAGAAGAGATAATCATCAAGTTTGGAATTGATCCGACAAAACCGGATATCCATCTTGGACATGCCGTCGTATTTCAAAAACTAAGGAAATTCCAAGATCTTGGTTGTAAGGTCGTATTCGTGGTAGGTGACTTTACCGCAAGGATCGGCGATCCGACGGGTAAGAGTCAGACTCGACCGGAGCTCGACCAGCTTGAGATTCAAAAAAATGTCGATACTTATAATCAGCAGGTAGGTAAAATCCTCAATCTAGATCCAAAGGTATATTCCTGGATCAGGAATTCCGATTGGTTTTACAATGCGAGTGACGTATTTCTTACTCGAAAAAATAGTGCTGGTGAAGAAGAGCGCGTAACGGATATCGCCGTCCTGACTAAGGCATTGATAGATACCAGAATGCAAAAGACCGCTCTCAAACGACCCGGCGGCGCGATCGATATCCTCACCGTAAACGGCCTCATGTGGACTTTGAAGCATATAACTTTCTCCAAACTTGTGAGCAGGGATATGTTCCAAGAACGGATAAAGAAGAATCAAGAGCTTTATATGCACGAAATGCTCTATCCTGTATTTCAGGGCATAGATTCTTATTTGATCCACAGAATATATAATTCCTGCGACCTTGAGATCGGAGGCACCGACCAGACGTTTAACATGATGATGGGCCGAGACGTAATGAAGGCGAACGGGCAGCCCCCCCAGGCCGTCATGACCTGTAAGATCCTTCCGGGCACAGATGGCAAGGAGAAGATGAGCAAGAGCCTTAATAACTACATCGGCATTTCCGAGGCGCCTTCCGAGATATTCGGGAAGATCATGTCCATACCTGATTCGGTCATCTCTGACTACTTCGAGCTCTGCACCTTTTCTTCGGTTGAAGAGGTAAAGAAAGAGCTCTCGGACAAGAACGTCAATCCAAGAGATCTAAAACTGCGATTGGGAGAGGAGATCGTCTACCTTTATCATGGTAAGGACGCTGCTCGTGAGGCCCGAGATTCTTTCCTCAAGACTTTCTCTGAAAAGAAAGGCATGCCCGAAGCCGCTCCGGAAGTAAGGGCGGCTAAAGAAGCAAAGATCAGCGACGTGCTTATTGAAGCCAAGATCGTCTCTTCGAGATCAGACTTCCGCCGCCTCATTTCCGAAGCCGCGATTAAGGATATGAAGACGGGGGCTGTCGTCGCGCTCGACCAGAAGGTAGAAAGCGATATGGACCTGAAGGTCGGAAAGCATAGATTTTTGAAGATACGGGTGAGATAG